In the genome of Bremerella sp. P1, the window GTCGTTCCGCTGAACTCAGCGTAGTCGTCTCCGGTGAGGTTGGGGTTGAGGCTCTTGTTATCCAACACAATTCCGGCGACGTCAGCCGGCGCGAGCGTATCGATCTCGATCGTCAGAATGGATGATGAGGGACCTTCGTTGCCAGCGGTGTCGGTCGCAGTGGCTGTGATTTGATGTGTACCTTCGGCCAATCCATCATTCACCGTCGGAGTGAACGTCGCCAGACCGCTACCATCAGCAATGACCGTACTTCCATCAGTGAAGGTCTGGATATTGGAAGAGAAGGTGACGCTAGAACCAGGCTCCGCGATCACCGTAAACGTTGGCGTGGTATCGTTGGTCAGATCGTCCGAGTCACTGTCGCCCGTGTCGCTACCGGCGACTAGATCGGGTGTGGCTGGGGCAAGAGGAGCGATCGTGTCAAACTCGAATGCCAACTGGAATGGCGTAATGCTGGTGTTACCCAGTTCGTCTTCTGTCGTGACTTCCAGCGTGAAGGGACCGTTGTTAAGGACCGTGCCAGAAGCGAGCAGGGAATCCAGGTCGACAATGCTTAGCGTGAACGTGATTTCATTGTCGGTTTGGTTCAGGTCCTCAATGGTCCCAACCGTCGCCGGATTGGCCAGGTCGATGCTGCCGCTGCCACCTACGATGGAAACTTGTGCCGAGACAATCTTGCTGAAGTCGGTGATCGTGCCGCTGATACCAGTCGTGTCGTTGGTGATGTTGTCGGTCGGCGACAAGCCGGTATCGTCGACGACGGCAGCTTCAACCGCCGGTGCTTCGTTGTCACCGATCAGATCGAGAATGACCGGCGCGCCCCCCATGTTCGATTCAACGTAGCCAACTTCGAAGCCATCGATCTGGCCATTCAGGTTGGCGTCGAAGGCAGCGTTGTACTGCGACGTGTTGAAGTCGATACCGTAAACCGATTGGAAGTAGGCAGCCGTGTTGTGATTGCCAGCACCGCGTGCTTGCAGTTCGGCGGCGACCGCTTGCATGTACTCCGTTTCCGAAACGGAGCCGTCCGCGTCGGTCGAACCGAATAGCATGACCTCTGCCAGGAACCCACCCGATCCCGAAGTTCCCCCAACTTCGATCGTGAAATTTGATCCTGCCGAAACCTCAAAAAGCACCACGCTATCAGTGGTGCCATTGGAGTCGGCCATGGACTGCATCAGTGGTACGTGATTGGCCGGATTATTGCGGTCCGTATCCTGAATGAATACGAGCGGTACCGCGGGATCCAGGTCACCGCTGGTGCCCTGAATGCGAAGGGCGACGATGGCCGTGCCGGACGAAGCGTCAACTTCCAGTTGAAGGTCCCGCGTGTCGCCGGGCGATGCGATTTCGAGATTGTCGACGAAGTCGAGCGTATTCGCGGCGAGCAGATCGCGAATCTCGAGGCTTTCCAATCGCATGCTGCGATTACCGCGAATAGCTTTGCGCGGCTTATTGGAAGCGAGAGAGTGTTTACGAACGAGAGTAGTGTTTTTCATACTTTGCACCAACGGCCAATCAAAGTTCCCGGGGAATGGTCGGTTTGCAGTCTTAAGTGGAGAGTGGGGTTTACGAAGACTAGGGAGAAGGGGGTGAGCCTAGCCTTGAGACTCCGTGTTCTGAACAGACAGTCCACCTGGATTAGAGAGGAATGCTCGGATCAGGTAGTTCCATTAAAATCAGGGGTTGTATCAAATTCAATGAATTACCAGCATTCTAATTGCCCATTCTCGCCATTTTGCCCATGCAACGCGTCAATTCCGAGCTAAGCGTTACGCTCTGTGGCTAAAAGAGGGCCTCCAGATCCACCCAATACTCTCTGCAACGACTTATTATTTCTGGGTTTACATCGCATTGCCGGCTCTCTCAGCCAGCCGTGACGGCAAAATAGGATACACAGGACAGATAGAGCCTTTGTCAGTTATAGCGACTTTACTGCCAAGTTGTTGCGCTTATGCCGTTGGACGGGGATACCCACACTCGCCAAGCCACACGATCAGCAAGGTTGTGCAGGTCATCAGCAATACCGCGAGTTGCCTAACCAGCCGCAACGGCGTCCTGGCTTCCCCAAAGAGGCGACTTCAAGATGGGCAGTCTGCGTCAACTTTTCCAGCCAATAAGAAGTAAACCTAGTGATATCCGGTACTTCCGTCAAACTTTTGATGGCCAGGAAACCGAATCCAATACGGACAACGCATCCGTTCAATTTCACACGGATATTGCCAACATCGCGAAAGATCGTTGCCAACGGAATTCACGACACGTTGTACTTCACCCGCTTCCCAAACGCTTTGCGTCGGGAATTGAGTACAAGGAATGGGAAACATGCTCCGTCGCCTGACGACTGCCACCCTGGCAATCGGCGGCCTGATCGTAGGCCTCAACACAACTCAGCTCCCTGCTCAGGACTTCTTCCAATCCGAGGTCCAGAACACTGAGCTAGAAGTTGTTCCCGTTCTGTATGCGGAGTCGACCGCGAATGAAGCGGCTGCTACCCAAGCGATCGAAATGCAACTAACCAACTGCGATAGCTGCGAGAAGGGCTTTTGCGGAACATGCTGGGACCAATGCTGCTCGGGAGACTGGTTCGTTGATGGCTGGCTCGAGCAGGGATACACCGCAAACACCGACCATCCTGGCAGTAACTTCAATGGCCCTTTGGGCTTCAACGATCGTGCTGACGACTATCAACTCAACCAGATCTACCTAACCTTCGGAAAGAACGTCAACGAGGATTGCTGCAGCTGGGACTTCGGCGGCCGAGTCGACGTGCTTTACGGAACGGACTACTTCTGGGTGGAATCGAACGGCCTGGAACGAGAGCGTGATGGCTCCCGCAAATGGAACGGCCAAGGGCCGCGAGATGGCGATACGCGAGCCCTCAACGGCTTGGCACTTCCCCAGTTCTACGCCGAGACCTTCATCCCGGTTGGTTCCGGCTTGAAGGCCAAGTTCGGGCACTTTTACTCGCTGCTGGGCTACGAAACGGTGCCTGCTCCTGAGAACTTCTTCTACTCGCACAGCTATAGCTACGTTTACGGTAACCCCAAGACTCACACGGGCTTTGTAACTTCGTATAGCCCGACCGACCGCCTTTCCATCCAAGCGGGTATAACCAACGGTTGGGACAACTTTGAGAATATCAACGGGGCTTATGGTTTTCTGCTGGGTACGAGCTGGTCCAATGGCGTTTCCGGAATATCGTACGCCATGCATACCGGCAGCGAAGATCCAACCGGCAACCAGAACCGTTACACGCACACGATTGCTTACACTCGTAAGCTCGGCTGCAATTGGGATTACGCCTTGGTACACGACTATGGCGTTCAGAACGATGCGTTCCTGAACAGTTCGTTTGCCGCAGAGGAAGCCCAGTTCTACAGCTTTACAAACTACCTCTACTATCGCTGGAGCGATCAGCTCTCGTTTGGTGGTCGTTTCGAATGGTTTTGTGACGAAGACAACTGGCGTATTCAACAGGTTCCTGTCGAAGTGTTGTTTTCTGGCCGCAACTACTATGACATCACCTTGGGAGCCAACTGGAAGCCTTGCGACCACGTCCTCATTCGTCCGGAAGCACGGTACGACTGGTCTGATCTCAACCCGCTTGGCACGGACGGTGTCTTCAACGACTTCATGAAAGACGACATGTACACCTTCTCAGTGGATGTCATCTTGTTCTTCTAAACCTGAGGCCAAGCCTCAGGCAAACAGGGCATTCGCCATGGATGCCAGCAGCGACGCTGCTACTGCTGGCACAATAATCGCGCAAATCGATTCAATTCGTATCAACTGGGCGGGTCGGGAATTCCGATACGACTGATACGATTTGTAGAATCGCCCCTGAAAGGTTTGCGCGGCCCCCTGGCCGGCATTAGCAGCCATGAAAAGCACTTATATTAACAAGATCGTCGCCTGCACTTGCCTGATCGGAGCTGTCCTGGCTTCCCCCGTGTTTGCCCAAACAAGCACTACGGAACCAGTTCTGCGCGCCGGCAGCCAAGTCGAGCAAGCGTCGGCTCTCATGCCAGCATCCCTGGTCTCGTTAGAAGCGGGCGAGATGATGGTAGAGCCTTCTAGTTCTTGCTGCGGGGGCTCCGGCTGTGTTGAATGTGCTGGCGTCTGCGCGGCGCCATGCTGGAACCTGTGCGATCAGTGGTTCTTCAATGGCTGGTTAGAACAAGGCTTCACAGGTAATCCCAATGCTGATGGCGGCCTTATTGGCCCCGCCGGTACCAACGGCCCCCTGATTTTCAATGATCAGGCCAACGAGTACATGATGAATCAGCTTTACCTGTCGTTCGGACGAGAAGTTCGTCAGGATGCCTGTTCATGGGACCTCGGCGGCCGCGTCGATGTGCTCTATGGAACCGACTACTACTTCATTCAGGCAACCGGCCTGGAAACGTACGACGACAACTCTCAAAAGTGGAATAGTAGCACCGGTCCACGTAACGCTGGCAACGCCGGCTTGTACGGTATCGCTCTGCCACAGTTCTACCTGGAAGCCAACGTGCCGTGGGGAAATGGCCTGAATCTGAAAGCAGGTCACTTCTATACCATCATGGGTTACGAGTCGGTGATGGCTCCTGAGAACTTCTTCTACACGCATTCTTACATGATGCAGTACGGAGAACCATTCACGCACACCGGTATCCTGGCGAGCTACCCAACCTCTTCCTGCATGACCTGGTACGGTGGTATTACCCGTGGCTGGAACACATTCGAGCAACCCAACGGCCAAGTCGGCTTCCTGGGTGGTTTCCGCTGGGTGAGCCCCCACGAGGCGACCAAGTTGAGCTTCACGCTGCATACCGGAAGTGAAGACCCAACCGGCC includes:
- a CDS encoding porin — its product is MKSTYINKIVACTCLIGAVLASPVFAQTSTTEPVLRAGSQVEQASALMPASLVSLEAGEMMVEPSSSCCGGSGCVECAGVCAAPCWNLCDQWFFNGWLEQGFTGNPNADGGLIGPAGTNGPLIFNDQANEYMMNQLYLSFGREVRQDACSWDLGGRVDVLYGTDYYFIQATGLETYDDNSQKWNSSTGPRNAGNAGLYGIALPQFYLEANVPWGNGLNLKAGHFYTIMGYESVMAPENFFYTHSYMMQYGEPFTHTGILASYPTSSCMTWYGGITRGWNTFEQPNGQVGFLGGFRWVSPHEATKLSFTLHTGSEDPTGQNNRTTYSLVFQQRINDCWTYVLEHNLGVEENARLNTSNDLAQATWFGISNYLYYTVDPCLDLGIRFEWFDDRDNARVFGLPNDNITSGGDYYEVTLGANYHPNSWFILRPEARWDYSDLSAPGINGAYDNGTSKNQFTIGFDVITIF
- a CDS encoding outer membrane beta-barrel protein — protein: MLRRLTTATLAIGGLIVGLNTTQLPAQDFFQSEVQNTELEVVPVLYAESTANEAAATQAIEMQLTNCDSCEKGFCGTCWDQCCSGDWFVDGWLEQGYTANTDHPGSNFNGPLGFNDRADDYQLNQIYLTFGKNVNEDCCSWDFGGRVDVLYGTDYFWVESNGLERERDGSRKWNGQGPRDGDTRALNGLALPQFYAETFIPVGSGLKAKFGHFYSLLGYETVPAPENFFYSHSYSYVYGNPKTHTGFVTSYSPTDRLSIQAGITNGWDNFENINGAYGFLLGTSWSNGVSGISYAMHTGSEDPTGNQNRYTHTIAYTRKLGCNWDYALVHDYGVQNDAFLNSSFAAEEAQFYSFTNYLYYRWSDQLSFGGRFEWFCDEDNWRIQQVPVEVLFSGRNYYDITLGANWKPCDHVLIRPEARYDWSDLNPLGTDGVFNDFMKDDMYTFSVDVILFF